A single Corallococcus silvisoli DNA region contains:
- the gltX gene encoding glutamate--tRNA ligase translates to MASSKPRVRFAPSPTGYLHIGGARTALFNYLYARRYGGTFILRVEDTDQERSTPESVKAILDGLNWLGLDWDEGPGKEDPKYGPYFQTQRLDTYRAHAEQLISQGKAFRCYCTREEIAERRAVAEKENRAYRYEGTCHDLKAPPAGKKLEDAVIRFRMPSGEGTASFDDKVLGVISKPYSDLDDWVMMRADGIPLYNFGCVIDDHLMDITLVSRGQEHVNSTFPQLMLYQALGWTPPDFAHLPLILGPDREKLSKRKHPEADVMLHARTGIMPEALLNFVIRLGWSHGNDEVITREQMVEWFDFDGVGSTSGVWNPEKLQWLNQQWFKLLPPSVVAERLTPFLEARGFQVKGDARLEPLVLALRERSRTLDEMANTASIYFRTGVTLDEKAAAKHLSGDSLGLLRQAREKLAALPEWTVEPLDGVVKAVSESAQVGMGKVAQPLRVAITGNTTSPGIGETLLLVGRDEALRRIDAALARGG, encoded by the coding sequence ATGGCTTCATCCAAACCCCGCGTCCGCTTCGCTCCGTCGCCTACTGGATACCTCCACATCGGAGGCGCTCGCACGGCGCTCTTCAACTACCTCTACGCACGGCGCTACGGCGGCACGTTCATCCTGCGCGTCGAGGACACGGACCAGGAGCGCTCCACCCCGGAGTCCGTCAAGGCCATCCTGGACGGCCTGAACTGGCTGGGCCTGGACTGGGATGAAGGTCCCGGCAAGGAGGACCCGAAGTACGGCCCCTACTTCCAGACCCAGCGGCTGGACACCTACCGGGCGCACGCCGAGCAGCTCATCTCCCAGGGCAAGGCCTTCCGGTGCTACTGCACCCGCGAGGAGATCGCCGAGCGCCGTGCCGTGGCGGAGAAGGAGAACCGCGCCTACCGCTACGAGGGCACCTGCCACGACCTCAAGGCCCCGCCCGCCGGCAAGAAACTGGAGGACGCGGTCATCCGCTTCCGCATGCCCTCCGGCGAGGGGACCGCGTCGTTCGACGACAAGGTGCTGGGCGTCATCTCCAAGCCGTACTCGGACCTGGATGACTGGGTGATGATGCGCGCGGACGGCATCCCGCTCTACAACTTCGGCTGCGTCATCGACGACCACCTGATGGACATCACCCTGGTGTCGCGCGGCCAGGAGCACGTGAACTCCACGTTCCCCCAGCTGATGCTCTACCAGGCGCTGGGCTGGACGCCGCCGGACTTCGCGCACCTGCCGCTCATCCTGGGACCGGACCGGGAGAAGCTCTCCAAGCGCAAGCACCCGGAGGCGGACGTGATGCTGCACGCGCGCACGGGCATCATGCCGGAGGCGCTGCTCAACTTCGTCATCCGCCTGGGCTGGAGCCACGGCAACGACGAGGTCATCACCCGCGAGCAGATGGTGGAGTGGTTCGACTTCGACGGCGTGGGCAGCACGTCCGGCGTCTGGAACCCGGAGAAGCTCCAGTGGCTCAACCAGCAGTGGTTCAAGCTGCTGCCGCCGTCCGTGGTCGCGGAGCGGCTGACGCCCTTCCTGGAGGCCCGAGGCTTCCAGGTGAAGGGCGACGCGCGCCTGGAGCCGCTGGTGCTCGCGCTGCGGGAGCGCTCGCGCACGCTGGACGAGATGGCGAACACCGCGTCCATCTACTTCCGCACCGGCGTCACCCTGGATGAGAAGGCCGCCGCCAAGCACCTGAGCGGCGACTCGCTGGGCCTCCTGCGCCAGGCCCGGGAGAAGCTGGCCGCGCTGCCCGAGTGGACCGTGGAGCCGCTGGACGGCGTGGTGAAGGCGGTGAGCGAGTCCGCCCAGGTGGGCATGGGCAAGGTGGCCCAGCCGCTGCGCGTGGCCATCACCGGCAACACCACCAGCCCCGGCATCGGGGAGACGCTGCTGCTCGTGGGGCGCGATGAAGCCCTCCGGCGCATCGACGCGGCGCTGGCCCGCGGCGGGTGA
- a CDS encoding myxosortase-dependent metalloprotease, MXAN_2677/MXAN_2678 family: MGALASWVVMAAVLGQSSAPYVRSRVTPGDASTQCLYWTQSRVTWQQSTVGNPKMTNHTEFDAISRSFQSWQNIFATCGNLSLVEGPRVDSRTVGYNRTGDNINLTLFRARGCRDVVPAGDACFTQDTCANTYDCWDDSDGTIAITLTTYDERTGVVYDSDISFNAARFNFTTGNGGPCGIVATPDCVETDVQNTATHEVGHFVGLDHTQAQGSTMNPSAPPGETSKRTIDSGSQSFVCAAYPKGSASQPCIPLTNPGGSGNSGGGCATASGGLAALPLLAAASLLARRRRGAR; encoded by the coding sequence ATGGGCGCGCTCGCGTCGTGGGTGGTGATGGCGGCGGTGCTGGGCCAGAGCTCCGCGCCCTATGTCCGCAGCCGCGTGACGCCCGGGGATGCCTCCACGCAGTGCCTGTATTGGACGCAGTCGCGCGTCACCTGGCAGCAGAGCACCGTGGGCAACCCGAAGATGACGAACCACACGGAGTTCGACGCCATCTCCCGCTCGTTCCAGAGCTGGCAGAACATCTTCGCCACCTGCGGCAACCTGTCGCTGGTGGAGGGCCCGCGCGTGGACAGCCGGACGGTGGGCTACAACCGCACGGGCGACAACATCAACCTCACCCTGTTCCGGGCGCGCGGCTGTCGCGACGTGGTGCCCGCCGGCGATGCCTGTTTCACCCAGGACACGTGCGCGAACACGTACGACTGCTGGGATGACAGCGACGGCACCATCGCCATCACGCTCACCACCTACGACGAGCGCACGGGCGTCGTGTACGACTCCGACATCTCCTTCAACGCCGCGCGCTTCAACTTCACCACGGGCAACGGCGGACCGTGCGGCATCGTGGCCACGCCGGACTGCGTGGAGACGGACGTGCAGAACACGGCCACGCACGAGGTGGGTCACTTCGTGGGCCTGGACCATACGCAGGCGCAAGGCTCGACGATGAACCCCAGCGCCCCGCCGGGTGAGACGTCCAAGCGCACCATCGACTCCGGCTCGCAGAGCTTCGTGTGCGCCGCGTACCCGAAGGGCAGCGCGAGCCAGCCCTGCATTCCGCTGACGAACCCGGGAGGGTCCGGGAACAGCGGCGGTGGTTGCGCCACGGCGTCGGGAGGGCTGGCGGCGCTGCCGCTGCTGGCCGCCGCCTCGCTGCTGGCGCGTCGCCGCCGGGGGGCGCGGTGA
- a CDS encoding myxosortase-dependent metalloprotease, MXAN_2677/MXAN_2678 family — protein sequence MSRRLLLLGWLLCAGAAGAQQDYRRTLVPGRPLCLVWPGRDYVYHLDAAGSSRTPGDTEVAAIEAAFDAWRALSATCSDYRFIRGEDWKLPVAVGYDQEHPFDNYNVITFRERNCQDVAPADDVCWQEETCGNVYQCWAHGGATIGLTTSSFSFKDGRVVDADIELNAAQSDYGPGFLFTTVNGPPCEGTLSTDCVATDVQNTMTHEIGHVIGLDHVFSAGSTMEATASLGETSKRVIDAGSAAGFCATYPRGLPPTQCRTPVDPGLKLVADGKGTGCDASSGGPALAAGLLWAAGGLRRRRSRRATGPLAGPLAAAPGSTRG from the coding sequence GTGAGCCGTCGCCTGCTGCTCCTGGGATGGCTGTTGTGCGCGGGAGCCGCGGGCGCGCAGCAGGACTACAGGCGCACGCTCGTGCCGGGTCGGCCGCTGTGCCTCGTGTGGCCGGGCCGCGACTACGTCTACCACCTGGATGCCGCCGGCAGCTCGCGCACGCCCGGAGACACGGAGGTCGCCGCCATCGAGGCCGCGTTCGACGCGTGGCGGGCGCTGTCCGCGACGTGCAGCGACTACCGCTTCATCCGGGGCGAGGACTGGAAGCTGCCGGTCGCCGTGGGCTACGACCAGGAACACCCCTTCGACAACTACAACGTCATCACCTTCCGCGAGCGCAACTGCCAGGACGTGGCCCCCGCGGACGACGTGTGTTGGCAGGAGGAGACGTGCGGCAATGTCTATCAATGCTGGGCGCACGGGGGCGCCACCATTGGGCTCACCACGTCCTCGTTCAGCTTCAAGGACGGGCGCGTGGTGGACGCGGACATCGAGCTCAACGCCGCGCAGTCGGACTACGGCCCCGGCTTCCTCTTCACCACCGTCAACGGTCCTCCGTGCGAAGGCACGCTGTCCACCGACTGCGTCGCCACGGACGTGCAGAACACGATGACGCATGAGATTGGCCACGTCATCGGGCTGGACCACGTCTTCTCCGCGGGCTCCACCATGGAAGCCACCGCTTCGCTGGGGGAGACCTCCAAACGCGTCATCGACGCGGGCTCCGCGGCCGGCTTCTGCGCCACCTATCCGCGCGGCCTGCCGCCCACCCAGTGCCGCACCCCGGTGGACCCGGGCCTCAAGCTGGTGGCGGACGGGAAGGGCACCGGCTGCGACGCCTCCTCCGGGGGACCGGCCCTGGCCGCTGGGCTGCTCTGGGCCGCGGGGGGCCTCCGGCGGCGCCGGAGCAGGCGGGCAACGGGTCCGCTGGCCGGCCCTCTTGCCGCTGCCCCGGGCAGCACTCGCGGTTAG